AAGCCCATTGCCAAACCTATGATTGTCGCTATATCCATGCGTTAACAGTCCCGTAGAAAAAGTAATTGAATGGGGATTTGCAAAATTCAGTCCCCAAGAGGGCAAAAGAGACGGTAGATCGTCATCTTCTTGCGGAAAAGGTATTTTTTGGCTTTGCCCGGATTGGCGCGGTGCAGTACGAGCGCCTTGAACGTGACGATCTTGTCGACGATTGCGGGGGCCTTCTCCAGTACGAGATACTTCTTGCCGTTTAGGAGGGTGATGTGGGTGTCGGGAGTTTCTTCGACGGCCTCAATCAGGTCGGGATTAACCAGAAATTCGCTTCCATCGAGACGTGTCAGCTTGATCATGGGGCACCTGTATTGTGATGGGATGGTGGCGGCTCTCCCTAAGCGTTTCGGTTGAATTACGAAATACTTTAGAGAAAGCCACATTTACGGCAGCAACTGTTATGCCATGTTTGCAGTATGTGTGGTTTGCATCTTGGCGATATTGCTGAAAATATCGCTTTTATAGGGAATTGCGGCGGCGAATAAGAGGTTTTATGACGAAAAAATATTCAAGATTTCGTCATGGCGGCCGATACAATCCATAAGGGATGTCAGCTGTCAAGGAGGAACCCCATGAACGTTGAACTTACCAGTGTTGCCAGGACATTGCCGGGCGGAACAACTGCTGTGGAGGCAGTTAACCCCCGTCAGGCAGAAGGGCGAGACAAGGAAGCCGCGGCAAAGGTCGAGTTGCCGAAAATGGCCGTGAAGAAGCTGTCTCCGGCCGAGCAGGAAGAGCGGACGAAAGCAGCGGCCGAAAAGATCAACGAATTCATCGAGTCATTTACCCGTGATATCCAGTTCACCATTGACAAGGATTCCGAGCGGGTGGTGCTGAAGGTTGTTGATCGCAAGAGCGGTGACGTGATCAGGCAGATTCCGTCTGAAGAAGCTCTGGAAATCGCAAAGGCACTTGATGAGCTTAAAGGGTTGATTATCAAGGAAAAAGTCTAGTATCTGCTGAGTCTTGGCGAAGTCTCGTCAATTTCAGATGCAGGTGTGCTGCCTCAGGCGGTGGTGTGCTCTGGTGAAAATGCTTATAATTGCTTGACATCACTATACATTGGTTGAAATTTATCCAGTCTATTGACGACACGTGTCAAAAAACCGCCAAAGGCGGTTTTTTTGTGTCTTCGTGGCAGGTTCGGCCTAGTCGTTCAGGAAGAAACTCTTGTTCTCCTCAAACGTCTGACAGAACGTTTCAATGGCATTTCCCAGGGATTCCGGAGTGAACCCCAGTAGCATAGCCTCCGGCGAGTGTATCAGGTCAAGGTCTTCGTCGGCTTCTCTATCGCCGATGCCTAACTTTTCACAGAACTTGTTGGCGAGACTTACCGTGGCGGTGAGGAAGAGGTCATACTGGTCGGTGATGGGGGCGCTCCCGAACTGGTGGTGATACATTATGGCGGTGGAGAGGGACTCGGGGAAGTTCCACTTTCTGATGACCAGGGCACCCACTTCGGCATGGGAATAGGGGTAGACACTCTTTTCCGCTTCGGAGAACTGGATTCCCTCGTTGTAGCAGCGCATCATCACCCCCTGGAACTTCTGGGGGTCGCGGTTGCTCATGATGGTCTTGCCCAGGTCGTGGAAAAGTCCCACCAGAAAGCCTGTCTCCTCGTTGATGAACCTTCCCTGGGAGGCGATGACCCGCCCCGCAAAGGCCGCACCTACGGAGTGTTCCCAGAGCATTTTCTCCGTGAGCCCGAAACGCCTGCTGAGCTGTTTCATGGATGCGGCGATGACGAGGCTCTTCAGGGTCTTGAAGCCCAGGAGCATGATGGCGGCGGAGAGGGTGTTGATCTGCCGCTGGCACCCGTAGTAGGCCGAGTTGGAGAGCTTGAGGATGCGCGCCGCCACCGCCGGGTCGGAGGAGACCGCGGTGGCCAGTTTTTCGATAGTTACATCTTCCTGCTCGATCAACTCTATGACTTTGGTGGCCACCACCGGGATCGTTGGGAGGTCGACGGCGGACATGATAAGGGTTTCGAGTTCTTTGTTCATGGGTGGATCCTGTTATTTGGTGTTGATGAATTGAGAGTGAGTCTCCGCACTTTTGTTGCAAATACCTCGCCGTTCCCTCTATCCGATTGCGCTATCCCTGGCGAGATGGTATGACTGTACACGTATTTACATGCAAGGACAGGGAGATTTAGGTGAACATCACAAACGCTGAATTCGTAACGAGCGGCACCAGGCCGGCCCATTTTCCCCCCGCGGAGTTCCCGGAAGTGGCCTTTGCCGGCCGCTCTAATGTCGGAAAATCGTCACTCATCAATATTCTTGTCAACCGGAAGAGCCTGGTGCGAACCAGTTCCACTCCCGGACGGACCCAGCTCATCAACTTTTTTCTGGTCAACGGGAGCCTCATGCTGGTTGACCTGCCGGGCTACGGTTTTGCCAAGGTCCCCCTTGCCGTGAAGAAAGAATGGGGTCCCATGGTGGAGACCTACCTCTCCACCCGCACCAACCTGGGGTGTGTGGTGCTCATTCTCGATGTCCGCCGGATTCCAACGGAGGAGGACCAGCTGATGCTCCAGTGGCTGAGGGCCTACAACGTGCCGGTGCTCGTGGTGGTTACCAAGTGCGACAAGGTTTCCAAGAACGAACGTGCCCGGCAGGCGGCCGTCATAGCACGGACCATGGGACTTTCCAGTGACGAGATGGCCTTTTTCTCCGCCCTCTCGAAAGAGGGGCGCGACGTGGTATGGGCGAAGATCGAGGCGATTCTGGCCGCGAACCGGGATGAGCAGGAAGAGTCCGACGAGTGAAGGACCTGTTTCCGTCGTTGACTTTCGGCCGCCTCCTCTGTTAGTAGTATCAGGCATAACAAAATACATTTTATGTTCAGGTGCTTTTGTCGCAAGGAGCCTGCCTGGCTCCCGGCAAAAGGTAAAAGGGAAAAGGGTGCGAGTCCCTTGCTGTCCCGCAACTGTGAACGGCGATGAACACCGCAGCGAAGCCACTGGGATTAACCGGGAAGGCGCGGATGGGAGCCGTGAGCCAGGAAACCTGCCTGACCGTAAGCTTTGCAGGACCTCCGTGGAAGAGGCTCCAAGGCCCGGTGTGCAGTTTTTTGCCGGTTTTGGCCCCCGCTTCCACTCAGGAGACGGGGGTTTTCGTTTATGGCGCCAGTGATTTTCATAACGGGTGGAGCCCGCAGCGGCAAGAGCCGCTTGGCGGAGCGGCTTGCCGGCAGTTTCGGGATGCCTCTGGGATATGTTGCCACCGGTGCCGCCGGCGATGGGGAGATGGCGGCGCGGATTGCCCGTCACCGGCAGCGGCGCGGCGACGCCTGGACCACTATCGAAGAGCCGATGGAGCTTGCCGCCGCGCTGCGGGAAAACGATGGCCGCTTTGCCGCGGTTCTCGTGGATTGCATCACCCTGTGGCTCACCAACCTGCTCCTCGCGTACGACGATTCGACCCGATGCCTGGATCAGGTCAAGGAATTGACAGCGGTTTTCCCGCACCTTGCGACCCCCATAATCCTCGTCTCCAACGAGGTGGGGATGGGGATAGTTCCCGAGAACCGGCTGGCCCGCCGGTTTCGGGACCTGGCCGGCGAGGCCAACGAGATGATAGCCGCAGCGGCCGACGAGGTGCATGTGACCTTTAGCGGGATACCGCTGCGACTTAAGTAGGGGCGAATCTTGTATTCGCCCGCTTCCGGATGATGGGCGATCACGCTTGTGCGCCGAAGCGCTTCAGCGCGCAGGCACAAGGATCGCCCCTACAAAATAAACACAATATCGAGGTAACCCATGACCATTCTGAACGAGACCCTGTCAAATATCCGTCCCGTGGACGCCGGCATTATGGCAAAGGCCCAGGCCCGGCTCGACAACAAGACTAAACCTGTCGGCTCCCTTGGCCGTCTGGAAGAGTTTGCCCGGCGCTATGCGGCCATGACCGGAACGCCCGATCCGGTTCTGGGGAAGAAGGTGATTTTTACCTTCGCTGCCGACCACGGCGTTGTGGAGGAGGGGGTATCCGCTTTTCCAAAGGAAGTGACGGTTCAGATGGTCCTCAACTTCCTGAACGGCGGGGCCGGCATAAACGTTCTCTCCAGGCATGTTGGGGCGGAAGTGCGGGTGGTTGACATGGGGGTTGATCACGAGTTCGGCGAAGTCCCCGGCCTCATCGGCCGCAAGGTGGCCCGGGGGACCCGCAACTTCGCCAAGGGGCCGGCCATGACACGGGAGGAGGCGATTGCCGCCCTGGAGGTCGGCATCGAGCTGGCTAACGGGTGCCGTGCCCAGGGGGTTACCATGGCCGGAACCGGCGAGATGGGGATTGCCAATACGACGGCGGCCTCGGCCATTATCGCCGCCTTTTCCGGCTGTACCGTCGCCGACGTGACCCACCGGGGAACCGGCATCAACGACGGGGCACTGAACCACAAAATCAAGATTATCGAGCAGGCCCTGGCCGTGAACCGCCCCGATCCGAAAGACCCCATCGACGTTCTGGCTAAAGTCGGCGGGCTTGAGATTGCCGGTATCGCGGGGCTAGTCCTTGGCTGTGCCGCCAACCGGATGCCGGTGGTGGTTGACGGATTCATCTCCACATCGGGCGCTCTTATCGCTTGCGAGCTTTGCCCCGCGGTCAAGGAGTACCTTTTCGCGGCCCACGAGTCGGTGGAAATCGGCCATCGGTTCATGCTGGAGCGGATTGGGGCGGAGCCGATTCTTGACCTCCAGTTGCGCCTCGGCGAGGGGACCGGAGCGGCCCTGGCCATGGGGCTCGTTGAAGCGGGAGTGAAGATCCTGAAAGAGATGGCCACCTTTGCGGAGGCGGGCGTGGCGGAAGGGGAATATTGAGACTCTATTTTATCGCATTTCAATTCCTGACCATTATCCCGCTTCCATTCACCCCAAGGTGGAGGGAGAACGACCTGGGGCGCTCCATGGCGTTCTTTCCCTTGGTGGGGCTCACCATTGGGGGGCTCCTGGCCGGGACCGACTTTCTCCTTGGGGCGTATCTGCCGCGATCGGTGGCGGATCTCCTGCTGGTGGCGCTTCTGGCGGGGGTGACCGGGGCACTGCACCACGACGGGCTTGCCGATGTCTGCGATGGGCTGGCGGCCAGGGGGCCCCGGGAGCGCTTCCTCGAAGTGATGAAGGATTCCCGTGTCGGCGCCGTGGGGGTGGTGGGTATCGTCCTGGGGCTCCTGCTCAAGTACCAGGCCCTGCTGGCCATCCCTCCCGAGGTCAAGCGCCAAGCGCTGTTCTTCTTTCCGGCCGTGGCCCGTTTCGCCCAGGTGCAGATGACCGTGGGATCCCGGCGGGCGCGGCAGGATGGATTGGGCGCCGCCTGCATTGCCGGGGCCGGGGGGACGCAGCTTCTGGCGGCAGGGGCCATGACCCTGGCCATTGCGTATCTTTTCTTCGGCATTGCCGGGATCGGCTGCTGGGCAGTGCTTTCCCTCTTCACGGCGGGGGTCCGGGCCTGGTCCCACCGGCGCCTGGGCGGCATTACCGGCGACGTCATCGGTTGTGCCAGCGAGCTTAACGAGATTGCCTGCCTCCTCATTATCGTGGGCATGAATAAAATGCAGGGAAATTGACATGACACCAAAAACGCGAATACATCTCATCCGTCACGGAGAAGTTGAAGGGGCCGGGCCCGTGCGGCGCTACAACGGCCATACCGACGTGGGGCTGTCGGACCGCGGGCGGAGCCAGTACCATGCCATCAAGGAACGTTTCACCGGCGTGCCCATAACCGCAATCTATTCCAGTGACCTCACCCGCTGCGCCTGGGGTGCCGAGGTTCTCGGCGCTCATCTGGGGCTTACCCCGGAGCGCAAACCGGAATTGCGTGAAATGGGCGTGGGGATCTGGGAGGGGAAGAGCTGGCCGGAGCTCATGGAGCAGTACCCGGACCAGTGGCGGGCACGGCTCGATGACATCGTCAACTATCGGGTTCCCGGGGGGGAGAACGTCCTCGATGTGCACCACCGGGTAATGCCGGTCATCAGCGATATCGTGGAGCGCCACCGGGGGGAGGATGTTCTCGTGGTGGCCCATGGGGGGGTGAACCGGATTATCCTCCTGAATGCCATCGGAGCCCCGTTGAGCAGTCTCTTCGCCATCGAGCAGACCTATTGCTGCCTGAATGTCATCGACTATTTTTCCGATGGCAATACAGTGGTGAAGCTCGTTAACGGCTGAAAGGTCGCCACCATGAAATCCATCATCATTGCAGCCCCCAACAGCAGTTCCGGCAAGACGACCATCACCCTGGGCATCATGGAGTGCCTGAAACGGCGGGGCCTGACGGTGGCTCCCTTCAAGGTGGGCCCTGATTTCATCGATCCCGGCTATCATCGCCTCGTCTGCGGCCGCCCTTCCGTCAATCTCGACGGCTGGATGTGCGGCGGCGACTTTGTGCGGGAGACTTTTTACCATCATGCCGCCGGTGCGGATATTGCCGTCGTGGAGGGGGTGATGGGGCTCTTTGACGGCATCGGTGGGGCTTCGGACGAGGGGAGTACCGCCCAGGTG
The nucleotide sequence above comes from Geobacter benzoatilyticus. Encoded proteins:
- a CDS encoding flagellar FlbD family protein, coding for MIKLTRLDGSEFLVNPDLIEAVEETPDTHITLLNGKKYLVLEKAPAIVDKIVTFKALVLHRANPGKAKKYLFRKKMTIYRLFCPLGD
- a CDS encoding flagellar protein FlaG; translated protein: MNVELTSVARTLPGGTTAVEAVNPRQAEGRDKEAAAKVELPKMAVKKLSPAEQEERTKAAAEKINEFIESFTRDIQFTIDKDSERVVLKVVDRKSGDVIRQIPSEEALEIAKALDELKGLIIKEKV
- a CDS encoding HDOD domain-containing protein: MNKELETLIMSAVDLPTIPVVATKVIELIEQEDVTIEKLATAVSSDPAVAARILKLSNSAYYGCQRQINTLSAAIMLLGFKTLKSLVIAASMKQLSRRFGLTEKMLWEHSVGAAFAGRVIASQGRFINEETGFLVGLFHDLGKTIMSNRDPQKFQGVMMRCYNEGIQFSEAEKSVYPYSHAEVGALVIRKWNFPESLSTAIMYHHQFGSAPITDQYDLFLTATVSLANKFCEKLGIGDREADEDLDLIHSPEAMLLGFTPESLGNAIETFCQTFEENKSFFLND
- the yihA gene encoding ribosome biogenesis GTP-binding protein YihA/YsxC; the encoded protein is MNITNAEFVTSGTRPAHFPPAEFPEVAFAGRSNVGKSSLINILVNRKSLVRTSSTPGRTQLINFFLVNGSLMLVDLPGYGFAKVPLAVKKEWGPMVETYLSTRTNLGCVVLILDVRRIPTEEDQLMLQWLRAYNVPVLVVVTKCDKVSKNERARQAAVIARTMGLSSDEMAFFSALSKEGRDVVWAKIEAILAANRDEQEESDE
- the cobU gene encoding bifunctional adenosylcobinamide kinase/adenosylcobinamide-phosphate guanylyltransferase; the encoded protein is MAPVIFITGGARSGKSRLAERLAGSFGMPLGYVATGAAGDGEMAARIARHRQRRGDAWTTIEEPMELAAALRENDGRFAAVLVDCITLWLTNLLLAYDDSTRCLDQVKELTAVFPHLATPIILVSNEVGMGIVPENRLARRFRDLAGEANEMIAAAADEVHVTFSGIPLRLK
- the cobT gene encoding nicotinate-nucleotide--dimethylbenzimidazole phosphoribosyltransferase, encoding MTILNETLSNIRPVDAGIMAKAQARLDNKTKPVGSLGRLEEFARRYAAMTGTPDPVLGKKVIFTFAADHGVVEEGVSAFPKEVTVQMVLNFLNGGAGINVLSRHVGAEVRVVDMGVDHEFGEVPGLIGRKVARGTRNFAKGPAMTREEAIAALEVGIELANGCRAQGVTMAGTGEMGIANTTAASAIIAAFSGCTVADVTHRGTGINDGALNHKIKIIEQALAVNRPDPKDPIDVLAKVGGLEIAGIAGLVLGCAANRMPVVVDGFISTSGALIACELCPAVKEYLFAAHESVEIGHRFMLERIGAEPILDLQLRLGEGTGAALAMGLVEAGVKILKEMATFAEAGVAEGEY
- the cobS gene encoding adenosylcobinamide-GDP ribazoletransferase, whose product is MRLYFIAFQFLTIIPLPFTPRWRENDLGRSMAFFPLVGLTIGGLLAGTDFLLGAYLPRSVADLLLVALLAGVTGALHHDGLADVCDGLAARGPRERFLEVMKDSRVGAVGVVGIVLGLLLKYQALLAIPPEVKRQALFFFPAVARFAQVQMTVGSRRARQDGLGAACIAGAGGTQLLAAGAMTLAIAYLFFGIAGIGCWAVLSLFTAGVRAWSHRRLGGITGDVIGCASELNEIACLLIIVGMNKMQGN
- the cobC gene encoding alpha-ribazole phosphatase gives rise to the protein MTPKTRIHLIRHGEVEGAGPVRRYNGHTDVGLSDRGRSQYHAIKERFTGVPITAIYSSDLTRCAWGAEVLGAHLGLTPERKPELREMGVGIWEGKSWPELMEQYPDQWRARLDDIVNYRVPGGENVLDVHHRVMPVISDIVERHRGEDVLVVAHGGVNRIILLNAIGAPLSSLFAIEQTYCCLNVIDYFSDGNTVVKLVNG